The Negativicutes bacterium genomic sequence TTAATTTCTCGAGATGGTGATTATAATGTTGTAAAATTAGCGTTTAGAAATAATGAGATATTGATAACCTCCAACAATCCAGAAGTTGGTAAAGCGGAGGAGGCGATTGCTGCCAATATCGAAGGAAATGAATTAGAAATAGCCTTTAATGCAAAATATATTGTTGATATTCTAAAAAATATTGATGATGAGAAAATTTTCTTTACTTTAAATACTCCACTTAGTCCGGCGAGTATAAAGCCGGAAAATGATGAAAATTATAATTATATTATTACGCCGGTTAGATCAAATTAAGGGGATATTATGGAAAAAATATTAATTAAAACAGAAACTATAAATTTAGATCAATTATTAAAATGGGCTAGTATTGTTGATTCTGGTGGCATTGTAAAATTTATGATTGAAGATCAATTAATCAAAGTCAATGGTGAAGTGGTCACGCAACGACGAAAAAAAATATATCCTGGTGATATTATTGAAATTATAGATAGTGGGCAGTGGGAAGTTCAAAGAGAATTTGGGGAGTAATGATGAAAGTCAAAACACTAAGTCTTATTAATTATCGTAATTATGAAGATTTAAAAATTGATTTTATAAATAATATTAATATTTTTATTGGTCAAAATGCTCAAGGGAAAACTAATATTGTAGAAGCCATATATTATGCAGCGATGGGAAAATCCCATCGTAGTAATAATGATCAAGAATTAATAAAATGGCAAAAAAATAATGCCATGATAAAATTGGATTTTACGCGATTGGAAATTGAAAATAATCTCAATTTTCAATTTAAATTAGCACAAAATAAAGAAATAATATATAATAGTCATAATATTAAGCCAAAAGATCTCATTGGCTTACTTAATGTTGTATTATTTTCTCCGGAAGATTTATCATTAATTAAAGGAGCGCCTGCTGGTCGCAGGCGCTTCCTTGATACTGAAATATCACAAGCAAATCCTGCTTATTATAAGCAATTGTTGCAATATAATAGAATTATTTTACAACGAAATAATTTATTAAAAAAAATTAAAGAGAGAAAAGCGGTTAAAGATTTGCTAGATTCTTGGGATGAGCAATTGGTTATTTTAGCGGAAAAAATAACCAAAAAACGAATAGAATCGGTAAAAAAATTAAATATGCTGGCAAATTTAATGCATCGCAAAATTTCTACTAATAAGGAAAATTTAGAAATAAGTTATGATATAAATGGTTGGGATAATGATGAAAATTTAAAATTATTGGATTTTTATTATAAGAAGATCTCTGAAAATAGAGAGCTTGATATTATTAGAGGTTCAACCTCAATCGGTCCGCAACGCGATGATATTATTTTAAAAGTTAATAATGTTAATTTAAGAACTTTTGGCTCACAAGGGCAGCAACGAACCGGAGTTTTAGCTTTAAAATTGGCTGAACTTGAATTTATAAAATCGGAAACCGGTGAATATCCTATTTTATTATTAGATGATGTTATGAGTGAGCTTGATTTTAATAGAAGAGAGCAATTGCTAAGCTTTATTAAAGATAAAATTCAGACCTTTATCACCGCTACTGATAGAAATTATTTTCCGGGAAATATTACTGCCAAAATATTTAAAGTCGAACAAGGAAAAATAATGGGGTGATTGCTTGATAAAAATAAATAAACTTATCTCAACAGCAATTAATGAAAAAGCCTTAAATAAAGATGCTAATTTACAAAAACTCAACAACTATAATGTTCTGTATCATTGGGAAAAAATTGTTGGTAAAGATATAGCATTGCAATCCATTCCTGTTAATATTGAAAATAAGATTTTATTTGTTGCCGTTAATAATTCTGTATGGTGCCAACATTTATCAATGTTAAAGGATGATATTATTTATAAAATTAATAAATTTGCCGGAGTTTTATTGGTAGAAGATTTAAAATTTCGCAATCAATATTATGATAAAAATAAAAGAGCTATTGTAGATAAGAAAGAATATAATTTAGCTAATAATATTGCTCAAATAAAATTAACAAAAGAAGAAAATGATAAAGTTAATGAGTTGACAGCTACCATAACAGATGAAAAATTACGAAAAAATTTAAAAAAATTAATGGTGAAGAATCTTGCTTTTAATAAAATAAAAGTTGATAATAATTGGCATAAATGTTTAAATTGTGATACTCTGTGTTCGAAGCAAGAACAATATTGTACTGTTTGTAAAATTCAGAGGAAAGCAGAGAAAGCCAGTAAAATTAGGAAATTATTAATAGAAGCACCATGGCTGACTTACGCTGAATTAAATAGTTATGAAAATTGTACATCCAAAGAATTTATTAATGAAAAAATTATTTTATTGAATTATTATGCTGATTTAGTAGCCAATAATAAAGATAATAAAATTTATTTACTTACTTTAGTAATGTTATTTAATGGGGCAAAAATGGAAGAAATTAATGATAATTTAATTCAAAAGACTTTAACAAAGTTTAGGAGGAAAAAATAATGTTTCTACATTTAGGCTCAGATGTTAGTGTTGCTTTAAAAGATGTTATTGCAATAAATGATTATTCATATTTAAAAACTATTAATAAAGAATTTTTAAAAAATATGAGAAGTAAGAAATTTATTATTGATATCTCTGAGAATGATCCGAAAAGTTTTGTTATAACCGATAAAAAAATTTACTTATCAGCTATTTCTTCAGTAACCTTGAAAAAAAGAGCCGATAATTTATATAATGATTAATAGATGGAAAATAAAAGAAGTTAATCTCAGTTTATTGGGGGATGAATATGGAAAATAACGATGAATTATTAGTAGACGGTGATTATGGTGCCGGGCAAATTCAGATTTTAGAAGGATTGGAAGCTGTTAGAAAGCGTCCGGGGATGTATATTGGTAGTACTTCATTAAAAGGTTTACATCACTTGGTATATGAAGTTGTTGATAACAGTATTGATGAAGCGTTAGCAGGTTACTGTGATAAAATTAATGTCATTATTCATAAAGACAACAGTATTACAGTGGTTGATAATGGCCGTGGTATTCCGGTTGATATGCATGAAAGTGGTAAACCGGCGATTGAAGTTGTTTTAACGGTATTACATGCTGGCGGTAAATTTGGTGGCGGTGGCTACAAAGTTTCCGGTGGTTTACATGGTGTTGGAGTTTCAGTAGTTAATGCGTTAAGTAGTTATTTAGAAGTTCAAGTAAAAAAAGATAACAAAATTCATCAAATAAAATTTGAACGTGGTAATACCATTCAAGAGTTAAAAGTAATTGGTGATACTCAAGAAAATGGAACGATGGTTACTTTTAGACCTGATGCTGAAATTTTTGAAGATTTAGTATATAGTTTTGATACTTTAAAACATCGCTTAAGAGAATTAGCATTTTTAAATAAGGGTTTAACGATTATTCTAACTGATGAACGCTTTGAAAAAAGTGAAACTTATTATTATGAGGGCGGAATAAAGTCTTTTGTGGAATATTTAAATAAAAGTAAAGAAGTATTACAGCCACAACCGATTTATTTTACCGGTGCTAAAGATGATACTATTGTTGAAATAGCATTGCAGTATAATACTAGCTATACAGAAAATATTTATAGTTTTGTTAATAATATCAATACTGAAGAAGGTGGAACTCATTTAAGCGGGTTAAAAATTGCTTTAACCAGAGCAACTAATGATTTTGCCAGAAAAACTAATATCTTAAAAAGCAATGATGAAAATCTTTCCGGTGAAGATGTTAGAGAAGGTTTAACTTGTGTTATCAGTATTAAAATAAGAGAACCGCAATTTGAAGGACAAACTAAAACTAAACTTGGTAATAGTGAAGTTAGAGGGATTGTTGATTCTGTAGTAAGTGAAGGCTTATCAGAATTTTTTGAAGAAAACCCGGCTATTACAAAAAAAATAATTGAAAAATCTTTAATGGCATCACGAGCAAGAGAAGCTGCACGCAAAGCACGTGAATTAACCAGAAGAAAAAGTGCCTTGGAGATCAGCTCCTTACCTGGTAAATTAGCAGATTGCTCATTGAAAGATGCGATGCAAACTGAAATTTACTTAGTTGAGGGTGATTCTGCCGGTGGTTCAGCAAAACAAGGGCGTGATCGTCGCTTCCAAGCTATTTTGCCATTGCGTGGTAAAATTTTAAATGTTGAAAAAGCGAGATTAGATAAAATTTTAAATAATGAAGAAATCAGAACGATGATTACTGCGTTTGGTAATAGTATTGGTGATGATTTTGACTTAGAAAAAAGTCGTTATGGTAAAATTATTATAATGACTGATGCTGATGTTGATGGTGCTCATATCAGAACATTGCTATTAACCTTCTTTTATCGTTATATGAGACCATTAATTGAAAATGGCAGAATTTATATTGCCCAACCACCACTTTATTTATTGAAAAAAGGCCGAGAGAGTTGGTATTTATATAGTGATGATGAGCTAAGTGAATTACTTGGTAAAATTGGTCGGGAAAATATCAGTTTACAACGCTATAAAGGTTTAGGTGAAATGAATCCGGAACAATTATGGGAAACTACGATGAATCCAGAAGGGCGAACAATTTTACAAGTACAATTAGAAGATGCGATGGAAGCAGATGAAATTTTTTCAATATTAATGGGTGACAAGGTTGAACCTCGTCGTAAATTTATTGAAGATCATGCAAAATTAGTACGTAATTTGGATATTTAATAGTAATAACAATATGAGCTTTAGCAAATGCTAGAGCTCATATTTTCGTAATATTATCGTCTTTTTGGTTAATAACTATGCTATAATAAAATGTATTTAATTTGTGATGCTAGAGGTGTTTATTTAGCTTATGAGTGTTGAATGGATGGAACAAAATCGAGAGTTATTTGAAAAAATAATAAAGTGTGGCAATATATATGCTAATAATCACCATAAAGTTGTTAATCTAGGACTGTATAATGATGTTTCGTTATCACAAATTCAAGTGTTGGAATATGTGTTAGAGGTTGAAAATCAAAAAATGTCTGATATTGCGAAGCGACTGGGAATAACTAAAAGTGCATTATCGCAAATAGCTAAAAAACTAGAAGAAAAAGGTTGGCTGGAAAAATATCGTTGTAACAATAATAAAAAAGAAATTTTTCTTAAAGTAACGCCACAAGGGAAAAATGTTTATATTACTTATTCCAAGGCGATGCATGAATTTTTCTTTAAAGATATTTTTGATATTAGTAAGCAAATTCCTAAAAAATATAGTGATATTTTTATAAAAATGTTTGATATAATGGCAGATAAATTAATTAATAATCTCTATAAAGAAGAAGAAAAAATTTATACTAAAATATTATAAAATTTATTAAGAGAGTAAACTTTAATAATTAAGTTTACTCTCTTTTTTTATAAATTGACAAAAACAAGATTTATTATTACAATATAGTTAACCAAATGAACAATATTGTAAATTATATAAACTATAATTCTAAAGATGTTTAAGTTAGTTGGTTACCATAGATAGTTTTAAAATTGCAGATTGGTATTCAACTGAGAGAAAAAACAGTATTAATGGGTTATTATAGCAATAACATCTTTTGGGGATTAGATGTTAATTATTTTTTTACAAATTTGTTATTTCTTAAATTGTAAATAGCTATTACAAAACTGTTGAATACCAATCTTGAGTTTTAAAAATTAAGAGATAATATTTGACAATATTAAAGGTATATGATAATATTAATGTGAAATTAATATTACTTCAAGGGGAGTAGCTGTACAACAACTGTCGTCAATACGAGCTTAAGCTCCGGCATTGTTGGCAATTTATTGCAAGCAAGACCTTGTCTCAGCATTTGTTGAGGCTAGGTCTTTTTATTTAACTATTTTTAATAACAATGAGAGGGGATTTTATTTTATGAATACTTTTAAAACGACTATATTATTAACTGCTTTAACCTTATTATTAGTAGGGGTTGGCGGTGCGGTAGGTGGTAAAACCGGAGCATCAATTATGCTTATTATTTCCTTAGCAATGAATTTTGGTAGCTATTGGTTTAGTGATAAAATTGTCTTAAGCATGTATAATGCTC encodes the following:
- a CDS encoding RNA-binding S4 domain-containing protein, whose product is MEKILIKTETINLDQLLKWASIVDSGGIVKFMIEDQLIKVNGEVVTQRRKKIYPGDIIEIIDSGQWEVQREFGE
- the recF gene encoding DNA replication/repair protein RecF gives rise to the protein MKVKTLSLINYRNYEDLKIDFINNINIFIGQNAQGKTNIVEAIYYAAMGKSHRSNNDQELIKWQKNNAMIKLDFTRLEIENNLNFQFKLAQNKEIIYNSHNIKPKDLIGLLNVVLFSPEDLSLIKGAPAGRRRFLDTEISQANPAYYKQLLQYNRIILQRNNLLKKIKERKAVKDLLDSWDEQLVILAEKITKKRIESVKKLNMLANLMHRKISTNKENLEISYDINGWDNDENLKLLDFYYKKISENRELDIIRGSTSIGPQRDDIILKVNNVNLRTFGSQGQQRTGVLALKLAELEFIKSETGEYPILLLDDVMSELDFNRREQLLSFIKDKIQTFITATDRNYFPGNITAKIFKVEQGKIMG
- a CDS encoding DUF721 domain-containing protein, producing the protein MIKINKLISTAINEKALNKDANLQKLNNYNVLYHWEKIVGKDIALQSIPVNIENKILFVAVNNSVWCQHLSMLKDDIIYKINKFAGVLLVEDLKFRNQYYDKNKRAIVDKKEYNLANNIAQIKLTKEENDKVNELTATITDEKLRKNLKKLMVKNLAFNKIKVDNNWHKCLNCDTLCSKQEQYCTVCKIQRKAEKASKIRKLLIEAPWLTYAELNSYENCTSKEFINEKIILLNYYADLVANNKDNKIYLLTLVMLFNGAKMEEINDNLIQKTLTKFRRKK
- a CDS encoding DUF370 domain-containing protein; amino-acid sequence: MFLHLGSDVSVALKDVIAINDYSYLKTINKEFLKNMRSKKFIIDISENDPKSFVITDKKIYLSAISSVTLKKRADNLYND
- the gyrB gene encoding DNA topoisomerase (ATP-hydrolyzing) subunit B — encoded protein: MENNDELLVDGDYGAGQIQILEGLEAVRKRPGMYIGSTSLKGLHHLVYEVVDNSIDEALAGYCDKINVIIHKDNSITVVDNGRGIPVDMHESGKPAIEVVLTVLHAGGKFGGGGYKVSGGLHGVGVSVVNALSSYLEVQVKKDNKIHQIKFERGNTIQELKVIGDTQENGTMVTFRPDAEIFEDLVYSFDTLKHRLRELAFLNKGLTIILTDERFEKSETYYYEGGIKSFVEYLNKSKEVLQPQPIYFTGAKDDTIVEIALQYNTSYTENIYSFVNNINTEEGGTHLSGLKIALTRATNDFARKTNILKSNDENLSGEDVREGLTCVISIKIREPQFEGQTKTKLGNSEVRGIVDSVVSEGLSEFFEENPAITKKIIEKSLMASRAREAARKARELTRRKSALEISSLPGKLADCSLKDAMQTEIYLVEGDSAGGSAKQGRDRRFQAILPLRGKILNVEKARLDKILNNEEIRTMITAFGNSIGDDFDLEKSRYGKIIIMTDADVDGAHIRTLLLTFFYRYMRPLIENGRIYIAQPPLYLLKKGRESWYLYSDDELSELLGKIGRENISLQRYKGLGEMNPEQLWETTMNPEGRTILQVQLEDAMEADEIFSILMGDKVEPRRKFIEDHAKLVRNLDI
- a CDS encoding MarR family transcriptional regulator, whose amino-acid sequence is MSVEWMEQNRELFEKIIKCGNIYANNHHKVVNLGLYNDVSLSQIQVLEYVLEVENQKMSDIAKRLGITKSALSQIAKKLEEKGWLEKYRCNNNKKEIFLKVTPQGKNVYITYSKAMHEFFFKDIFDISKQIPKKYSDIFIKMFDIMADKLINNLYKEEEKIYTKIL